Proteins encoded within one genomic window of Etheostoma cragini isolate CJK2018 chromosome 21, CSU_Ecrag_1.0, whole genome shotgun sequence:
- the ca15b gene encoding carbonic anhydrase XVb isoform X1 encodes MRDSPAVREENRCVKGKTLLLSSCSCGQKMNWIVTAVAVCVFVPSAHCASDNVAWCYHEPGCNQTTWPTIRGGHCNGSRQSPINIVSASAQVNSNLTAFTFHNYSSNSTMKTIRNSGYTVRVYLASGVRISGGDLSEDYDSLQFHLHWGNGTSVPGSEHTVDGKRYPMELHIVNSKASYNRNTTLAFEDSTGLAALGFFIEEMSGNATGQPASWHTLSSYLTNISNSGDNVTVAPGISLDDLLTGVDRTKYYRYLGSLTNPLCHEAVVWTVFKETIKVSKDVIDLFSKTVHFSNSTSPFMMNVYRDTQPAQRVTTQAASSTSTACYSLALMALSLVLGSS; translated from the exons ATGAGAGACTCCCCGGCTGTTAGAGAAGAGAACAGGTGCGTCAAAGGTAAGACACTGCTGCTCAGCTCATGTAGCTGTGGCCAAAAG ATGAACTGGATTGTAACTGCAGTAGCTGTGTGCGTCTTCGTGCCCAGCGCCCACTGTGCGTCAGATAATGTCG CCTGGTGTTATCATGAGCCAGGCTGCA atcAAACGACGTGGCCAACAATTCGTGGTGGGCACTGCAATGGCAGCCGGCAGTCGCCCATCAACATCGTCTCAGCATCTGCCCAAGTTAACTCCAATCTGACTGCATTCACCTTTCATAACTACAGCAGCAACTCCACAATGAAAACCATCAGAAACTCTGGCTACACAG TCAGAGTCTACCTCGCCAGTGGTGTGAGGATTTCAGGAGGAGATCTGTCCGAGGACTACGACAGCCTGCAGTTCCACTTGCACTGGGGTAATGGCACCTCTGTCCCCGGCTCTGAGCACACCGTGGATGGCAAGCGCTATCCCATGGAG TTACACATTGTAAACAGCAAGGCATCCTATAATCGGAACACAACTCTGGCTTTTGAAGACTCTACAGGACTCGCTGCTCTTGGTTTCTTCATTGAA GAAATGTCAGGTAATGCAACTGGCCAACCTGCAAGCTGGCACACCTTGAGCTCCTACCTGACAAACATCTCAAACAGCG GCGACAACGTTACAGTGGCACCTGGAATTTCACTGGATGATCTCCTGACCGGGGTGGATCGCACCAAGTATTACCGCTACCTTGGCTCTTTGACCAACCCCTTGTGCCATGAGGCTGTGGTTTGGACTGTGTTTAAGGAAACAATAAAAGTCAGCAAAGACGTG ATTGACCTCTTCAGCAAAACGGTACACTTCTCCAACAGCACATCTCCTTTTATGATGAATGTCTACAGAGACACCCAGCCAGCTCAACGTGTCACAACACAGGCTGCCAGCTCTACCTCCACAGCCTGCTACTCTCTGGCTCTGATGGCTCTGAGCCTGGTTCTTGGGAGTTCTTAG
- the ca15b gene encoding carbonic anhydrase XVb isoform X3 — protein sequence MNWIVTAVAVCVFVPSAHCASDNVAWCYHEPGCNQTTWPTIRGGHCNGSRQSPINIVSASAQVNSNLTAFTFHNYSSNSTMKTIRNSGYTVRVYLASGVRISGGDLSEDYDSLQFHLHWGNGTSVPGSEHTVDGKRYPMELHIVNSKASYNRNTTLAFEDSTGLAALGFFIEEMSGNATGQPASWHTLSSYLTNISNSGDNVTVAPGISLDDLLTGVDRTKYYRYLGSLTNPLCHEAVVWTVFKETIKVSKDVIDLFSKTVHFSNSTSPFMMNVYRDTQPAQRVTTQAASSTSTACYSLALMALSLVLGSS from the exons ATGAACTGGATTGTAACTGCAGTAGCTGTGTGCGTCTTCGTGCCCAGCGCCCACTGTGCGTCAGATAATGTCG CCTGGTGTTATCATGAGCCAGGCTGCA atcAAACGACGTGGCCAACAATTCGTGGTGGGCACTGCAATGGCAGCCGGCAGTCGCCCATCAACATCGTCTCAGCATCTGCCCAAGTTAACTCCAATCTGACTGCATTCACCTTTCATAACTACAGCAGCAACTCCACAATGAAAACCATCAGAAACTCTGGCTACACAG TCAGAGTCTACCTCGCCAGTGGTGTGAGGATTTCAGGAGGAGATCTGTCCGAGGACTACGACAGCCTGCAGTTCCACTTGCACTGGGGTAATGGCACCTCTGTCCCCGGCTCTGAGCACACCGTGGATGGCAAGCGCTATCCCATGGAG TTACACATTGTAAACAGCAAGGCATCCTATAATCGGAACACAACTCTGGCTTTTGAAGACTCTACAGGACTCGCTGCTCTTGGTTTCTTCATTGAA GAAATGTCAGGTAATGCAACTGGCCAACCTGCAAGCTGGCACACCTTGAGCTCCTACCTGACAAACATCTCAAACAGCG GCGACAACGTTACAGTGGCACCTGGAATTTCACTGGATGATCTCCTGACCGGGGTGGATCGCACCAAGTATTACCGCTACCTTGGCTCTTTGACCAACCCCTTGTGCCATGAGGCTGTGGTTTGGACTGTGTTTAAGGAAACAATAAAAGTCAGCAAAGACGTG ATTGACCTCTTCAGCAAAACGGTACACTTCTCCAACAGCACATCTCCTTTTATGATGAATGTCTACAGAGACACCCAGCCAGCTCAACGTGTCACAACACAGGCTGCCAGCTCTACCTCCACAGCCTGCTACTCTCTGGCTCTGATGGCTCTGAGCCTGGTTCTTGGGAGTTCTTAG
- the ca15b gene encoding carbonic anhydrase XVb isoform X2 produces the protein MNWIVTAVAVCVFVPSAHCQLNRVVWCYHEPGCNQTTWPTIRGGHCNGSRQSPINIVSASAQVNSNLTAFTFHNYSSNSTMKTIRNSGYTVRVYLASGVRISGGDLSEDYDSLQFHLHWGNGTSVPGSEHTVDGKRYPMELHIVNSKASYNRNTTLAFEDSTGLAALGFFIEEMSGNATGQPASWHTLSSYLTNISNSGDNVTVAPGISLDDLLTGVDRTKYYRYLGSLTNPLCHEAVVWTVFKETIKVSKDVIDLFSKTVHFSNSTSPFMMNVYRDTQPAQRVTTQAASSTSTACYSLALMALSLVLGSS, from the exons ATGAACTGGATTGTAACTGCAGTAGCTGTGTGCGTCTTCGTGCCCAGCGCCCACTGTCAGTTAAATCGTGTCG tctGGTGTTATCATGAGCCAGGCTGCA atcAAACGACGTGGCCAACAATTCGTGGTGGGCACTGCAATGGCAGCCGGCAGTCGCCCATCAACATCGTCTCAGCATCTGCCCAAGTTAACTCCAATCTGACTGCATTCACCTTTCATAACTACAGCAGCAACTCCACAATGAAAACCATCAGAAACTCTGGCTACACAG TCAGAGTCTACCTCGCCAGTGGTGTGAGGATTTCAGGAGGAGATCTGTCCGAGGACTACGACAGCCTGCAGTTCCACTTGCACTGGGGTAATGGCACCTCTGTCCCCGGCTCTGAGCACACCGTGGATGGCAAGCGCTATCCCATGGAG TTACACATTGTAAACAGCAAGGCATCCTATAATCGGAACACAACTCTGGCTTTTGAAGACTCTACAGGACTCGCTGCTCTTGGTTTCTTCATTGAA GAAATGTCAGGTAATGCAACTGGCCAACCTGCAAGCTGGCACACCTTGAGCTCCTACCTGACAAACATCTCAAACAGCG GCGACAACGTTACAGTGGCACCTGGAATTTCACTGGATGATCTCCTGACCGGGGTGGATCGCACCAAGTATTACCGCTACCTTGGCTCTTTGACCAACCCCTTGTGCCATGAGGCTGTGGTTTGGACTGTGTTTAAGGAAACAATAAAAGTCAGCAAAGACGTG ATTGACCTCTTCAGCAAAACGGTACACTTCTCCAACAGCACATCTCCTTTTATGATGAATGTCTACAGAGACACCCAGCCAGCTCAACGTGTCACAACACAGGCTGCCAGCTCTACCTCCACAGCCTGCTACTCTCTGGCTCTGATGGCTCTGAGCCTGGTTCTTGGGAGTTCTTAG
- the mmp25b gene encoding matrix metalloproteinase-17 encodes MELGLLLWLLLTFPGSTSAVPDHYSTAVDWLSRYGYLPPPDPRTSQLQTKDGIEKAIRVMQRFGGVHETGVLDSETLKLMSTPRCSLPDIVGNEDMLRRKRRRKRYALSGLKWHKTDLTWSVHSYPSASLSPSMPDNVVDNILTHAFKAWSDAAPLSFRRLPGDSGRAGAGVDIRVTFARLLHNDGYPFDGQGGTLAHAFFPGRDEVAGDTHFDDDEIWNYGGHSSGSTDLFTVAVHEFGHALGLFHSSTDPSIMRPYYQGPVGDIQNFRLALDDKLAIQQLYGVKDGEPKGGVDPDLPRLPSPPPPRPTQHSDPLFHERCQGGFDAVANIRGEVFFFKGEQFWRIKQDKSLVSLNPAQIKNFWIGLPPGTNKVDAVYERKSDSRIIFFIGSQYWVFKDTEAMSGYPRPLSDWGMRTKNGVLVDRVEAAFIWAHNGKTYLFSGGEFWRFDESRVGEQVTRQPESGYPRDNSLWEGVPTHMDDIISWGEGDAYFFKDNLYWVLQNGRLNQAVVTPKSIAVDWLRCPAPPPATSRPRSPKECHCDLNASPPFLRGSWLLLISVIIFIKEFVRE; translated from the exons ATGGAGTTGGGTCTTCTGCTGTGGTTGCTTTTGACCTTTCCGGGAAGCACATCAGCAGTGCCAGACCATTACAGTACAGCTGTG GATTGGTTGAGCAGGTATGGCTACCTTCCTCCTCCTGACCCGCGCACAAGTCAACTGCAGACTAAAGACGGGATTGAGAAAGCCATTCGTGTCATGCAGAGATTTGGCGGAGTCCACGAAACTGGGGTGCTCG ACAGTGAAACCCTCAAACTCATGTCCACGCCACGATGCTCTCTGCCTGATATTGTTGGTAATGAGGACAtgctgaggaggaagaggaggaggaaaagataTGCCTTGTCAGGCCTCAAGTGGCACAAGACAGACCTCACATGGAG TGTCCACAGCTACCCATCAGCCTCTCTCTCACCCAGCATGCCTGACAATGTGGTGGACAACATCCTGACTCACGCCTTCAAAGCCTGGAGCGACGCCGCCCCCTTGAGTTTCCGTCGGCTGCCGGGTGACAGCGGGCGAGCGGGAGCTGGAGTGGACATCAGAGTGACTTTTGCTCGCTTGCTTCACAACGATGGGTACCCTTTTGACGGGCAGGGTGGCACCCTGGCCCACGCCTTCTTCCCCGGCAGAGATGAAGTGGCGGGTGACACACactttgatgatgatgagatCTGGAACTATGGAG GTCACAGCAGTGGCAGCACAGACCTGTTCACAGTTGCGGTGCACGAGTTTGGCCACGCGCTGGGCCTGTTCCATTCCTCCACTGATCCGTCCATCATGAGGCCGTACTACCAAGGTCCTGTAGGAGACATTCAAAACTTCCGGTTGGCCCTTGATGACAAGTTGGCCATCCAGCAGCTTTATG GTGTGAAGGATGGGGAACCAAAGGGGGGTGTTGATCCAGACCTCCCACGCCTGCCCAGTCCACCTCCTCCAAGACCAACACAGCA TTCTGACCCCTTATTCCATGAGCGCTGTCAGGGAGGCTTTGACGCAGTCGCAAATATCAGGGGAGaggtcttcttttttaaag GTGAACAGTTCTGGAGAATTAAGCAAGACAAGTCTTTGGTGTCCCTCAATCCGGCTCAGATCAAAAACTTCTGGATCGGCCTCCCGCCAGGAACCAATAAAGTTGACGCTGTGTACGAGAGAAAAAGCGACAGTAGAATTATCTTCTTTATTG GATCTCAGTACTGGGTTTTTAAGGACACAGAGGCTATGAGCGGCTACCCTCGGCCCCTCTCCGATTGGGGCATGAGGACAAAGAACGGGGTGCTGGTGGACAGAGTGGAAGCAGCCTTCATCTGGGCCCACAACGGCAAGACCTACCTGTTCAGTGGTGGAGAGTTTTGGAGGTTTGATGAGAGCCGTGTGGGAGAACAGGTGACCAGACAGCCAGAGTCGGGTTACCCGCGGGACAACAGCCTCTGGGAGGGAGTGCCCACCCATATGGATGACATCATCAGCTGGGGAGAAG GAGATGCCTACTTCTTCAAGGACAACCTTTACTGGGTGCTGCAGAACGGAAGACTGAACCAAGCTGTCGTCACTCCTAAATCCATCGCTGTAGACTGGCTCAGATGTCCAGCTCCTCCGCCTGCAACCTCCCGTCCTCGATCCCCGAAGGAGTGCCACTGTGACTTGAATGCGTCACCACCATTTCTAAGAGGCAGCTGGCTCCTCCTGATCTCGGTTATAATTTTTATCAAGGAATTTGTCAGAGAATAG